Proteins from a single region of Hordeum vulgare subsp. vulgare chromosome 6H, MorexV3_pseudomolecules_assembly, whole genome shotgun sequence:
- the LOC123403826 gene encoding agamous-like MADS-box protein AGL80, with translation MKKAAELATMCGVKTCVVVYGEGEAEPKVFPSHDKAVVILNEYKSMPDLGRCKKTMDQEAFLTKRIAKLHDKVDKARRECQDSEIRYLLYNIMHGNHPGLVDLSVEELARVGWKVEELLKSLGERMAKIQVQAPPPAPCISTGSMDMGSPSYYLASPQHQDGYLNMVSSGGDVGTQVYGGNASHDGAGFSGGDMMM, from the coding sequence ATGAAGAAGGCAGCTGAGCTCGCCACCATGTGTGGCGTCAAGACCTGCGTGGTGGTGTACGGCGAGGGCGAGGCGGAGCCTAAGGTGTTCCCTTCCCACGATAAGGCGGTGGTTATACTGAATGAATACAAGAGCATGCCGGACCTAGGGCGTTGCAAGAAGACGATGGACCAGGAGGCCTTCCTCACCAAGCGTATCGCCAAGCTCCACGACAAGGTCGACAAGGCTCGCCGCGAGTGCCAGGACAGCGAGATCAGGTACCTCCTTTACAACATCATGCACGGCAACCACCCAGGCCTCGTTGACCTCAGCGTTGAGGAGCTCGCCCGCGTTGGTTGGAAGGTGGAAGAGCTTCTCAAGAGCCTCGGCGAACGCATGGCAAAAATCCAAGTCCaggcgccgccgccagctccatgCATCAGCACCGGCAGCATGGACATGGGGTCTCCGTCGTACTATCTGGCGTCACCGCAGCATCAGGACGGCTATCTTAACATGGTGAGCTCCGGAGGGGACGTCGGTACCCAGGTGTACGGTGGCAACGCCAGCCACGACGGCGCCGGCTTCTCCGGCGGTGATATGATGATGTAG